tagttgaataatcggttaatatccgtacattctctatgtgttagagaaatattgagctgagactcgtattaaaaatcatgcttagacatatgttgttattattggtaacCACTGGGGTCATTTTTGTGGTGGAATTATAtgctcaaattgtaatttcacactcagtcatgtttattcatttcatatcatatcccagtctctttTGCTATTTATTGATGAATCATATTACCATTTTGGGGCTCATATGCATGACATCTTGAGCcctagagactggagaggttgatgaatgAATGAGGCCGATGGCTTAATTATGAggatatatatgggatcgggctgcacgccccagcatgtttcattgttatatgccatgattggcttgatatagagcttgggctgaaggagcccctccgtgtacacacccccagtgagcgcaggtacctactgagtgcgagtgccgagtgactatgaggaatgagtgactgtgagaaaagagtgactgtgaggttggagtgaatgggaggactgagtgactattactctaagaggatgcattgatttcattgttgctgcatttcagctgtcatatgtGACTGTTTTGGAAAATTTTCTAAAAGACATTTTTTCTGTTTCAGtcaaagttgatatgaaattattgtgaaattttaaatgttgaacctgcgagcatgcctacccttttatggtgaaaattattgtatttggacttagctgtgaagctcgtcactactttcagttcttatttgttattattattacttaatgagttggttgcactcatactataccttgcacttcgtgtgcagatccaggtgatcccggacatagcgggtgttgattcttttacacagttgatttttcggagattcagaggtagataccatgtttcgcagaccttgtctctccttccttatattcttgtttactatatttggtcttagactattatagaccgtgttttccatacttgtaatgtatagatgctcatgtactcagtgacaacgAGTTTTGGGAATGTGTTTATTCCTAATGtttgtgggatttactcttaaacttaattattatgtttttagtatttaaaggaaattgtgggttattgatattgtccgcttgcctagtatcgagatatgcgctatcacgacgggtgagattttggatcgtcataagttggtatcagagcataggttatataggtatcacgagtcatgagcaggtttagtagagtctttcggatcagtacggagacgtctgtacttatctttgagatgctgtcgaacccttaggaaaacttcactttcttgtattttatCGTGCGAACTTGTTCATTCTGGAAAACTAaaaattctgttattctattctctcacaaatggtgagaacacgcactaCCTGATCAAACggtcaaccaccagtgccaccatttagggtcgcgagaggccggggctgaggtagaggtcgaggtgtcgctcgtacagcagttggagcagcacctgtagcaccaccagttgctccagctcaggagcagatttcaAATGTAGTTGAGCTGGCGGGACctgctcaggcaccagttgtgcggtctccatcatttagcggtgctgagttagaggatgcttagggttttctagataagtgccagcggatgcttcagacagcaGGCATTCTGGAAAcctgtggggtctcgttcactacttttcagttttctgggttgACTTCAGAcagtgggaggcttatgagaggtgtaGGCCAATCGGTCACCACTaacatggcaggaattctccgttctctttttggagaagttcgttccACAGTCTCACAGAGacgagctgcgcagacagtttgagtagtTACGTTAGGATGGCATGTCcgtgatgcagtacgagatgagattttttgagttggctcatcacacagtttggttggttcccactgatagggagaggattaggaggttcattgatggcctcacatatcagctgtggttacttatgactcgggagagagtatcgggtactacttttgatgaggtagttgacattgctcggcagatagagatggttcgtagttaggaacgtggagagagggaggccaagaggctttgtggaccaggtgatttcagcggtgttccttcagggagTCAGTTTTACagtggtaggggtcgtccttacatacacgctcagacgggtcgtccagttcaccgtggtgcattaaCCGGCGAGGGTTCATATAATTCTCATCAGGGTCAATCATCTCTCAGTTCCCTGCCAGCACAAAATTTTCCCCGTGCCCTTTCTaatcagggttcatttgcaccgggtgcttctagcagtCCGATTCAGTCtgcaccaccaccagtaccggggagATGCTTTGAGTGCCGGGAATTTAGGCATATGTGGAGATAGTGTCCTCGTcgctcgggaggtccagtgcagcagaggagtcagactacgacttcaacaccagttgcttcaccacctACCCAACCAGCACGGGGTGAGGGtcagtcagctagaggtcgcccaagaggggcAGACCTATCTGGTGGCGGTCATGCCCGATTCTATTCTTTTACTTCCAGGTCAGATAtcgttgcctcagatgcagtgatcatcgtactttactcattatatggatatgccccgtaagtccttagtttcacctgttcgtgtatctacgccagtgggtgatactattactgtagaccgtgtgtatctgtcatgtgtggtaactattgggggactggagactagagttgatcttttattgcttagtatggttgatttcgatgtaattctaggtatggattggttgtccccatgtcatgctattatggactgtcacgcaaaaaacgtgatgttggcaatgccggggttgccaaaggtcgaatggagagggtctctagattatgttcccagtagggtaattatttatttgaaggcccaacgtttggtggggaaggggtgtttgtcatatttggccttcttgagaaatattgatgcagatactcctactattgattcaataccagtagtgcgagactttccggatgtattttctgcagacctgccaggtatgctacccgacagggatattggtttcggtattgacttggtgtcgggtaaacatcccatttctattcctctatatcgtatggcaccagctgaattgaaataattgaaagagcaacttcaggaactccttgaaaaggggtttattaggcctagtgtgtcaccatggggtgcaccggttttgtttgtgataaagaaagatggtactatacggatgtgcattgattacagataactgaacaaagttacaatcaagaataaatatcttttgctgcgtatcgatgatttatttgaccaacattagggagcgagagtgttctccaaaattgatttgagatcggggtatcaccagttgaaaattcaaaattcggatattctaaagacgacattcatgactcgttatggtcactacgaatttcttgtgatgtcatttgggctaaccaatgccctagcaacattcatgcacttgatgaatagtgtattccaatcatatcttgactcatttgtcgcagtatttattgatgacatcctggtgtactcacttagccaggaggagcatgcacgacacttgagtattgtactacagaggctcagagaagagaaactttatgccaaattcttctaagtgtgagttctggcttagttccgTAGCATTCTTTggacatatagtgtccaatgaggggattaaggtggatccgaagaaaatagaggccgTTCAGAGTTGTCCCAGGCCATCTTTAGTTACTgatattcagagttttctcggcttggccagttattatcgtcgcttcgtggatggtttcttgtctattgcattgcctatgattaaattaacccagaaaggtgctccgttcaggtggtcggatgaatgtgaagagagctttcagaagctcaagatagctattgttcatgccttgaaaatttggcagcattacttgtacggtttccattgtgaggtttacaccaatcaccggagtctacaacatctgtttaaatagaaggatcttaatttgcggcagcaaaGGTggctagagttgcttaaggattatgatatcaccattctctatcataccggaaaggccaatgtggtggccggtgccttgagtcgtaaggcggagagtttgggcagcttagcatacttaccggtagcagagaggcctttagctttggatgttcaggccttggccaaccagtttgttagattggatgtttctgagccaaaACGAGTtatggcttatgtggtttcttggtcttctttatatgatcgtatcagagagcgccaatatgatgatcgtccttaaggacacggttcagcatggtgatgccaaggaagtcactattagagatgacggtgtattacagatgcagggtaggctatgtgtgcctaatgtagatggtttgtgtttgTTGATTCTCCacgaagctcacagttcgcggtactccatttatccaggtgatgcgaagatgtatcaggatttgagacagcactattggtggaggcgaatgaagaaagatatagttaggTTCGTAGCTCGGTGTTTATaatgtcaacaggtaaagtacgagcatcagagaccgggagaattacttcagagacttgaaattatagagttgaaatgggagcgcattaccatggacttcgtagttgggcttccatggacattgaggaagtttgatgcggtttgggtgattgtagaacggttgaccaaatccgcacattttattctagttggtactaattattcttcggagtggttggcgtagatttatatccgcgagattgttcgcctacacggtgctccagtgtccatcatttcagatcggggcacgcagtttacattaccgttttggagagcagtgcatcgagaattgggcacataggtttagttgagtacaacatttcaccctcagacagatggacggtccgagcgcactattcagatattggaggatatgctacgcgcttgtgtcattaatTTTGGAGGTTCTGGGGAAACAtttctgccactcgtggagtttgcttacaatatcAGCTATtgatcgagtattcagatggctctgtatgacgcattatatgggagacggtgtcggtctccggttggttggtttgagctgggtgaggctaggctattgggtactgacttggttcaggatgctttggagaaggtaaaaGTGATTCGGGAGCGGCTTCACatgacgcagtctagacagaaatgTTATGCCGACAgaaaggtctgtgatgttgcttacatggttggggagaaggtgctgctcaaaatttcaccaatgaagggtgtattgaggttcgggaagaagggcaagttgagccctcagtatattgggcctattgagatacttaagaaaattagggaggtggcttatgaacttgctttaccacctagtctatcaggtgttcatcaagtgttccatgtatccatgctccgaaagaaagtatgtcggggatccgtctcatattttgaatTTCAATAAAGTGCAACTgcacggtaatttgacttatgatgtggagccgatggctattttagaccgccAGGTttgaaagctaaggtcaaagaacataacgTCAGTGAAGGTAcattggagaggccagccagtcggagagaCTACTAGGGAGATTGAGCGGAGCaattatccacacctatttgagctccatgtatgattctaaaccggtttgaggacgaacgtttgtttaagagggggagaatgtaatgacccggtcggtcgtttcgagtattaaaatcccgtttccccatttactgctcaaattatgattATGATTGTTacttgacttgccggggtaactggtctgggtccggtgaggtttttgaatgatttggaacacttagttccaagatttaaaatttaagttgaatagttgaccggattttgacttatatgtaacgaccccagagaatattttgctaaggaaattaaggttttgtggtgctgaGGTCGATAAATgagtacaaagattatagaatTTCTTGCGatgagcttgctcgccgcggctcggcccttttgggttgaacaatgcactagggagtaaaggaaaatttgtggtagaaaaatgcatttctgctgtctattatgcgaccgcataatcactctgcggacggcataatggctgcagagtgaagcagttgtgaagcaagatttgaggaaaatctgcggtgcaatatgcgaccgcagacccgtTCTGtgatgcattatgcgatcgcagaataggtcTACGGGCTGTATAATGACCGCATACCGGGTCAATCACGCCaagttttggaggccaaattatgcggccgttatgtggaccgcatacgtgttatgcgatcgcataactgcgtcggggcttccattctttctaattatttacctgacccaacttcgatttatagccattgaagctcattttttagccaaaatctgacatttttagagagaatggagagtgttctagagagaagaagaagctcaagtgctttgttcatcaagatcttgttcaagctttgaaatccaacaataaAATATCACAATATCTTcacctaagaggtaaggttctaacccctagtcttcaattttgagtttgggtaaagatgggtgattaaaaCTATGATTtatgggtgtaagagtattatttatacgtatcaataaggtttatggaaagattgttgagttcaaatgggtaaagattgggctgaaaatggtaaaaatcttcaaaggctttaattaaagatttgagggtcgaatagATGTCGGAATTTGGAGAAATTTATacggttgaactcgtggttggatgggcgttcatattttataacttttgtcgggtttcgagacgtggcccCACGGGAaagttttgagttaatttcatatattttttggaaaattagtatttccttatggaattaattataataattggtattgaccaAATCGAATTAATTgcctagatacgaggctttcggagatcgattctcgtggcaagggcatagtggaataaagaattatacggtttgaggtaagtaaccatTCTAAATTTGATCCTGAGGGtttgaaaccccggattatgtgttatgtgaatggttttgaggtgacacacatactaggtgacaggcgtgtgggcgtgcatcgtaggatttgtgacttggtcaaattccatggaactgtatagttgaataatctgttgatatccgtacattctctacgtctTAGAGAAAAATTGAggtgagactcgtattaaaaatcatgcttagacatatgctgttattattggtaACCACTGGGGCCATttatgtggttgaattatatgttcaaattataatttcactcttagtcatgttcatttatttcatatcatatcctagtctctgttgttatttattgatgaaTCATATTACCATTTTAGGGCTGATATgcatgacatcttgagcccgagagactgaagaggttgatgaatgagtgaggccgatggcttAATTATGAGGATAtgtatgggatcgggctgcacgtcccagcatgtttcattgttatatgacatgattggcttgatatagcgcttgggctgaaggatcccctccggagtttgtacacacccctaatgagcgcaggtacctactgagtgtgagtgccgagtgttgggtgctgagtgattgtgaggaacgagtgactatgaggttggagtgaatgagaggactgagtgactgttactctaagaggatgcattgatttcattgttgctgcatttcagctgtcatatatgactgttttggaaatatttttgaaagacatTTTCTGCCGTTTCATtcaaagttgatatgaaattattgtgaaattttaaatattgaacctGAGAGCATACCTACCCTTTTATATTGAaaattattgtatttggacttagctgtgaagctcgttactactttcagttcttatttattattgttacttactgagttggttgtactcgtactacatcctgcactttgtgtgcagatccaggtgaccccagacatagcgggtgttgattctttcacacaattgattttccaaaaattcaaaggtagctgccatgtttcatAGACCTTGTCTATCCTTCCctatcttcttgtttactgtatttggtcttagactattatagaacATGCTTTTCAGACTTgtaatatatagatgctcatgtaattATTGACACCTGGTTTTGGGAGTATGTTTATTCCTAATGTTTCtgggatttactcttaaacttaattattatatttttagtatttaaaggaaattatgggttattaatgctgttggcttgcctagtatcgagatagacgccatcacgacgggtgagattttgcgTCGTGACATTGTGATTGTTATTTCTTAAATGGGGATGTTGAATGCTACTTTTGTGCGAATTTGAGAGAGTTAGGGCTTTTAAGTCTTGAAAAATGACATATATTGGCAATATTAATTTGCGCACATATTGTGTTTGAGGAAATTCTTGATCAAGTTTAGTTAAGTAGGGTCTATGTGAACTTAATTTCTCACAGATTATTGGTGTTTTGGACCAAGATAACACAAGATTTGAACTTTTGCTAAGAACTAGAGTTTGAAACTTTCATTAGGAAACAGTGAACCTTATGAAATGGCTACAATTCCACCATTATGAAATAATATCATCCATAAACAACACATTTATGCATTTTCAGATTGTCAGGAGACTTTACATGATCTATTGTTACATTCATTCTAATACTTGGTTATGTTTATATTATTTGTGaagtaataatttttttattgtgATTGATTTGGAGTTAACTATCCTATTTGAATTAAGATAGATTGAATAGAagtgtaaatatttaattttgtaTGAACAATAATCCTTAACATTGAAATGGATAGATTTCTCACCAAGACGAAAAATGGTGAGCCAAGTTCTAGTGTTAGTCGGCCATCCCTGAGTTTGCAAATAGCTCCAGAAGTTCAAAGGGTGACAAATTCTTCCCTACTTTCAAATGTAGATAAAGTGCTTAATTTGAATTCTCTTGAACTGGATGCCAAATAAAGAATGCCAATTTCGGATTATGGTCTTAATATTCGAGATGGAGTATATAGATATTATATAAAAAGAGGACCTTGTCAACCTATTGGTCAAGTCTTCCCTAAAACTAATATTGGGAATATAATTCCTCAATTTATTCCCACTTGGTTTAAGGGACCATATTCTCAATGGTTGGAGTATAGCATAAAAGGAGATGTGACATTTCGTTTGTGTTGTTATTTATTCAAGAATGAACTTGAAAGTCGTGGAAACATAGGGGATGCATTTACAAAAGATGGTTTCAGGGGTTGGAACAAGGGTATGAAGATATTCAAAGTACATGTTGATGATATTAATAGTATCTATCATACATGCTTTAATAGGATGCTAGATTTGAAAAATCAGCGTCAATTGATTCAATCTTCTTTTGATAAGCAAAGTGAAAAAGTAAAAAGTGATTATCGAATGCGCTTAACTGCCTCAATTGATGCGGAAAGGTTTCTTTTAAGATCGGGATTTCCATTTCGTCGACATGATGTGAAGAATCTGAATATAAAGGTGGCTTTCTTAAACCTTTGGAATGGCATAGAGATCGGCATCTAGATGTAGGAATAGTAATATTACGTCATACTCCACAAAAAGATATGATGATTTGTCCAACAATTCAAAAAGAGAGTCTGTAGGCTTGTGCTAAAGAAACAACTAAAGCTATCATTGAAGATTTGGATGGCGATTATTTTGCAATTTTAGTTGATGAATCAAAAGACATCTCACATAAAGAGCAAATGGCCTTAATCTTCCGATATGTCAACAAAAGTAGAATGGTGATAGAGCGATTCCTGAGTATTTTCCACGTGAGTTATACTTCTTCCTTATCATTACAAAAAGTAATTTATTCTTTGCTTTCGGATCATTACTTAAGTACATCCAAGATATGTGTACATGGTTATGATGGAGCTAGTAGTATGCAAGAAAAAATAAATGGTCTTAAGCCTTTGATTTTGCAAGATACTCCCTCCGCATTTTGTATTCACTTTTTTGCTCATCAATTGCAACTAGCACTTGTAGCTCTTTCTAACAAGCATTCGGATGTGGATACTTTTTTTTATGTTGTGACTAATGTTTCCAATACTATTGAATCTTCATTTAATCGCATGGAGTCTCTTCGACATCATCAAGCAGCTAAGTTGGAAGAGGTGCTTAACTTTAGAGAAGTTTATACTGGACAAGGTTTGAATCACGAACGTGGCCTCCAACGACCGGGTGATACTTGTTGGGGGTCTCATTTTAAAATCTTTGACAATTTGATGGTTTCATTTCCTTTAATAAAGATATGAAGCGTGAGTGTCCATATCATCATGATAGATTTGCAAGGGGGAATCTTTAATAtggatttatttttatattgCACTTGATGTTTAAGGTTTTACTATTTACAAATGAATTGAACAAAGCTTTACAAAAGAAATATCAAGATATTGTTAATGTTATGGGAATGCTTGACCTTGCAAAGAAAGATTGCAAATAATGAGAGAAACTAAATGGGACTCTTTGTTGGATGAGGTATGCTCATTTTGTAGTAAACATGATATTATAATTCTCCAAATGGATGAAGACTATACTATAGGAAAGTCGAAGCGTAAGAGGTTTGAAGTTTCATATTTACATCACTTTTCTGTTGAAGTATTTTGTGCAGTTATTGATTTGGAACTTCAAGAGATGAATGCCCGCTTTGATATTGTGACTACTGACTTACTACTTGATATGGCCAGTTTAAGTCCGGATGATTCATTTGCTAATTTTGACAAGGAAAAGATAATGAAGTTAACAGAGTATTATCCAAGTGAATTTGGTGATCACAAGCTTCGAGAACTCATTTTCAACTTGATAGTTTCATTGTCTATGGTCAAAAGTGTGATAGCAGATTTCTCAACCTGAAGGGAATTACGGATTTTGCTAGAGTGATGATAGAGACAAGATAGTGTATAGAACCctggaaaattttgaaatacttaagcgttattaagaaagttgatgtacgctaattatattattttgtgtgcagacaaggactattaatatgatgtatattaattagatatgataataagtgtacgaggtatattataagtgatgtggggtctaaggagagccctaaatctaagtcaagttggaaattacatgatagactaaagttccaaatgagtacgcatcaGGCCAAATTTTGGACAggtatatctacatatatataaatgGTCATATGATGTAAAACCTATCAAATAcaatatcttcgagtctagtttctaacgcttcaaaccgtttgtcatttggacattcctacaagaagttatgaccaaattgccaaaggctggcagaggagcctgcggatgcgaagcatccgaggccgtgtccgaaagagaggctggcagtgaagtgttgCCATAGCGTCCAAGTCCGCATTCaaacttcaaagaggagtgaagtggggatgcgaagcatatagggccgcatccgaaacccagaattCTGGGCTTATAAATACAAAATCGGGGGAAgagggtattttgtgtatttgtgGGTTAGGGTTCTTAAagtgaaggggcgattttgagctcaaatcaagttcAATCAACctaggtaagttgttaatgatgttttgggttgattattactcaatatacatgagttctaacatcattcttacatccaaatactagatttTTTTCATCAAATCaccaagaacacaaaaatcaccaaagttgtgatttttcaagattaatctactagaggtaattccaatacttcaaactcatttattatgagtaattagaagtatttgaagcatttgttacaagttttaatggttgaaagattggattataaaactctagttcatggcatgaatagtacttttgagaaaataagggaGAAGATGAATGATAATCTtgacgatgaaatttatgaatacgaTGAAcatatggaattatttgttagcaaaagatggaagtgattaactaagtaatcacctgaattgtatattttgctagtgttgattatggaagacgatgaatagtaacgtGGTGGCAAtagacaattgatgtagtatcattaatgactttgaatgggtattaaaacataagaatgaagttgaatggtctaaCATGTAAAACCATTTAGCGATTTGAgtttgttggaggcttgtagccaacttgtgagccatatatggatgttGATCTATATCTTAGGTAATATTTTGAtataattaggatatctaattgtagatatcgacttgttggtgatgctgagcattttaatcaacattggaataATGGAGGAATATTGagagcttgtgaatgttaataaagcgaaagcgaggtaagttgattaaaacttactcttcttgagggactttctctaaaagtatgtttcgagttaatacttaagttgtttgcaaatatgcttttcgtgcttgtggggataaacaagtacggatgtctccacgTACTAGAATATTAtattgcatatgtagtgtcatgtcgttttataaaattttattttaaatcttgttggaaaagtgacactcaaggtaaatgttataagtttttatcaaaacttacgtattgacaagagtatacatatttgagtgctaaagataagttttcatggaaagtatttcttttgaaaattgaCGAACAAaatagcacttgtggtatcttttaaagattgatgttaaattgctaaagactttagcatgtaaaaggttatttatttaaattttgttcaaatgatttggatttactataaatgctatgatttgataaaaatagatcatttgaggctactatgctatgaatttatttttgaagtatcaaatattttgggagttacttatgttcaccgagattgacttAGGATATATCGCAttcgttgtcatgaaactacgcgtgccggtgtaggcgtagatggccactttgtggtatagactacagTAGAGTGTTCTCCCCCGGgagagtactattttgtgctattattagcatgacTGAGTCGATTCATACGGTACTACGATGAGACGAcatgagcaagtagggtatatgatacttgcttttaggtacataacctagttaacccttttatgtcggtgatggtatagtactaccagtgaaaggtaaggatgattttcttatgtttaggcctaaggagccaaaAGTAATTTCGATAACTTAAAGAAaatggaatgattttgtacgattttatccaaaatcttggattgatgtaaattttttaaaagtttatattgtgggttatatctAACTTGGTTGTTAT
This region of Nicotiana tomentosiformis chromosome 4, ASM39032v3, whole genome shotgun sequence genomic DNA includes:
- the LOC138910450 gene encoding uncharacterized protein; translation: MPISDYGLNIRDGVYRYYIKRGPCQPIGQVFPKTNIGNIIPQFIPTWFKGPYSQWLEYSIKGDVTFRLCCYLFKNELESRGNIGDAFTKDGFRGWNKGMKIFKVHVDDINSIYHTCFNRMLDLKNQRQLIQSSFDKQSEKVKSDYRMRLTASIDAERFLLRSGFPFRRHDVKNLNIKVAFLNLWNGIEIGI
- the LOC104119619 gene encoding uncharacterized protein, producing the protein MALIFRYVNKSRMVIERFLSIFHVSYTSSLSLQKVIYSLLSDHYLSTSKICVHGYDGASSMQEKINGLKPLILQDTPSAFCIHFFAHQLQLALVALSNKHSDVDTFFYVVTNVSNTIESSFNRMESLRHHQAAKLEEVLNFREVYTGQVIDLELQEMNARFDIVTTDLLLDMASLSPDDSFANFDKEKIMKLTEYYPSEFGDHKLRELIFNLIVSLSMVKSVIADFST